In Actinomycetota bacterium, a single window of DNA contains:
- a CDS encoding N-acetyl-gamma-glutamyl-phosphate reductase has product MTSQRLRVGVFGASGYTGAELLRYLAGHPAMEVVWAAGSRSAGSSVGDVFGHLPSLRDLELSPPGPELAPELDVAFLALPHGAAAPAGEALAARGSKVVDLSGDRRLRDRQVHAQTYGAA; this is encoded by the coding sequence ATGACTTCTCAGCGGCTGCGCGTCGGCGTCTTCGGAGCCTCCGGATACACGGGGGCCGAGCTCCTGCGCTACCTGGCCGGACACCCCGCCATGGAAGTGGTGTGGGCCGCCGGCTCCCGGTCGGCCGGCTCCAGCGTCGGCGACGTGTTCGGACACCTGCCCTCCCTGCGGGACCTGGAGCTGTCACCGCCCGGCCCCGAGCTGGCCCCCGAGCTGGATGTCGCCTTCCTCGCGCTGCCCCACGGTGCGGCGGCGCCCGCCGGTGAAGCACTGGCCGCTCGGGGGTCGAAGGTGGTGGACCTGTCCGGCGACAGGCGCCTGCGCGACCGGCAGGTGCACGCGCAGACCTATGGTGCGGCC